From Microbacterium pseudoresistens, the proteins below share one genomic window:
- a CDS encoding uracil-xanthine permease family protein translates to MPLWKLHGNGRTVAPGAVVRPEERLNWPATIAIGVQHVIAMFGATFLVPILTGFPVPTTLLFSGVGTILFLLITRNKLPSYLGSSFAFIAPVTAATASAGMGSALAGIVAVGVLLAIIGVVVHTVGVQWVDRFLPPVLAGTIVALIGFNLAGAAHGNFAAAPITATFTLAATILFAVLFRGFLGRISIFLGVAAGYIFAAFRGELDFSAVESAAWVGLPTFHLPDFASSGTWAGIAMFLPVVLVLIAENVGHVRGVATMVEDPAINENTGKALIADGVSTALAGFFGGSGTTTYGENIGVMASTRVYSTAAYWVAGAAAILLSLSPKFGEVINSVPAGVLGGVTTALYGLIGIIGVKIWVDNRVDFSRPVNQYTAAVALIIAVGGFMIKDENSGFELGGIVIATLAAIVIYHLGNLIARLRRTGADDPRPLAAVGPMGGDPVD, encoded by the coding sequence ATGCCCCTGTGGAAGCTGCACGGCAACGGTCGCACCGTCGCGCCCGGCGCCGTCGTCCGTCCCGAAGAGCGCCTGAACTGGCCCGCCACGATCGCGATCGGCGTGCAGCACGTCATCGCCATGTTCGGCGCGACCTTCCTCGTGCCGATCCTCACCGGATTCCCCGTGCCGACGACGCTGCTGTTCAGCGGTGTCGGCACGATCCTGTTCCTGCTGATCACGCGCAACAAGCTGCCCAGCTATCTGGGCTCGTCCTTCGCGTTCATCGCGCCGGTCACCGCGGCCACGGCGAGCGCCGGGATGGGATCGGCGCTGGCCGGCATCGTCGCCGTCGGCGTGCTGCTGGCCATCATCGGCGTCGTCGTGCACACGGTCGGCGTGCAGTGGGTCGACCGGTTCCTGCCGCCCGTGCTCGCCGGCACGATCGTGGCGCTCATCGGGTTCAACCTCGCCGGCGCCGCGCACGGCAACTTCGCCGCCGCTCCCATCACGGCGACGTTCACGCTCGCGGCGACCATCCTGTTCGCCGTGCTGTTCCGCGGGTTCCTCGGGCGCATCTCGATCTTCCTCGGCGTCGCGGCCGGGTACATCTTCGCGGCCTTCCGCGGCGAGCTCGACTTCTCGGCCGTCGAGAGCGCGGCATGGGTCGGGCTGCCCACCTTCCACCTGCCCGACTTCGCCTCCAGCGGCACCTGGGCCGGCATCGCGATGTTCCTGCCGGTGGTGCTCGTGCTCATCGCCGAGAACGTCGGCCACGTGCGCGGCGTCGCGACGATGGTGGAGGATCCCGCGATCAACGAGAACACGGGCAAGGCGCTCATCGCCGACGGCGTCTCGACCGCGCTGGCCGGATTCTTCGGCGGCTCCGGCACGACCACGTACGGCGAGAACATCGGCGTCATGGCATCCACCCGCGTGTACTCGACCGCCGCCTACTGGGTGGCCGGGGCGGCCGCGATCCTGCTGAGCCTTTCGCCGAAGTTCGGCGAGGTCATCAACTCCGTGCCCGCGGGCGTGCTCGGAGGTGTGACCACGGCGCTGTACGGACTGATCGGCATCATCGGCGTGAAGATCTGGGTCGACAACCGCGTGGATTTCTCCCGCCCCGTCAACCAGTACACGGCCGCCGTCGCGCTCATCATCGCCGTGGGCGGGTTCATGATCAAGGACGAGAACTCCGGCTTCGAGCTGGGCGGCATCGTCATCGCCACGCTCGCCGCGATCGTGATCTACCACCTCGGCAACCTCATCGCGCGCCTGAGGCGCACGGGTGCCGACGACCCGCGTCCGCTCGCGGCCGTCGGGCCGATGGGCGGCGATCCCGTCGACTGA